A window of Methanobacteriaceae archaeon contains these coding sequences:
- the cdhA gene encoding CO dehydrogenase/acetyl-CoA synthase complex subunit epsilon has translation MILENKSKAKELKDDFWKSKKLLVTTGKIADDIQGDSSESKGPTLKPSVTDLREWDMKLLKRYTPFYAPFCDMCCLCTYGKCDLTGGKKGACGIDIEAQQARIVLLACCIGSAAHGGHARHLLEYLIAEKGEDFPIDMGTNIDIEAPIMRVVIGKKPRNLGDLKEALDYLEEQMVHLLSACHTGQEGKSIDFESKALHAGLMDDLGKEIGDLAQIAALSMPKGEDAPLVELGLGTINQEKPVILCIGHNVAPGASIIDYLEDHGLDDDVEVCGICCAAIDITRYKPGAKVIGPLSKQLKFVRSGVADVVVVDEQCVRTDVLEEARKNKAAVIATTDKICLGLPDLTGVNTDKIVKKLVNDEIEGALILDPDKVGEVSTRVARQIAEERKSLKKLPNLQEIQEMAKECTECGWCVRVCPNNQPMMEAVTGAAEGDFSKFIELYKYDVCYTCGRCEQECEVNLPLISMLTKVGEHYVKDEKFNIRAGRGPVQDVEIRRVGAPIVLGDIPGVIAFVGCSNYPEGGEDVAKMAEEFLERNYIVVTSGCGAMSVGEYRDGDGKTLYEKYSGDFDAKGLVNVGSCVSNAHIPGACIKIANIFAKKPLEGNFEEIADYILNRVGACGVAWGAYSQKAAAIATGVNRWGIPVVVGPHGTKYRRLFLGRADKPENWKINDLRTGEVVQGEPAPEHLLYAAENREEATVMIAKLCIRHTDTPKGRQIKLNHYLDIHKKYFGILPEDVYKFVRNEKDIPITYKKEVTNILEEVGWEPRALPQEPSLMKFREEKASDKGDSNE, from the coding sequence TTGATCTTGGAAAACAAATCAAAAGCAAAGGAACTCAAGGATGATTTCTGGAAATCAAAGAAGCTTCTAGTGACCACTGGAAAGATAGCCGATGATATCCAGGGAGACTCTTCCGAGTCCAAGGGACCGACTTTGAAACCCTCCGTGACTGATTTACGAGAATGGGATATGAAGTTACTGAAAAGGTACACGCCTTTCTATGCGCCGTTTTGTGACATGTGCTGTTTATGCACCTATGGGAAATGTGACCTGACTGGAGGTAAAAAAGGAGCCTGCGGTATTGACATAGAAGCCCAACAGGCAAGGATTGTACTTCTAGCATGTTGTATAGGTTCAGCTGCACATGGAGGGCATGCCCGGCACCTTCTGGAATATCTTATTGCTGAAAAGGGTGAGGACTTCCCCATAGATATGGGAACCAACATCGATATCGAAGCCCCCATCATGAGGGTGGTCATAGGTAAAAAACCCCGCAACCTGGGAGATTTAAAAGAAGCCCTTGATTATCTGGAAGAACAGATGGTACACCTACTATCAGCATGCCATACTGGACAGGAAGGTAAAAGCATTGATTTTGAATCAAAGGCACTCCATGCCGGATTGATGGACGATTTAGGAAAAGAAATTGGAGATCTAGCACAAATTGCAGCTTTAAGCATGCCTAAAGGAGAAGACGCCCCCCTGGTGGAGCTGGGACTGGGCACCATCAACCAGGAAAAACCGGTTATACTCTGTATAGGGCATAACGTAGCCCCTGGGGCAAGTATCATCGATTATCTCGAAGATCACGGGCTGGATGATGATGTTGAAGTTTGTGGTATATGCTGCGCTGCCATAGATATCACCAGATACAAACCCGGGGCGAAAGTGATAGGACCACTCTCAAAACAGCTTAAATTCGTCAGAAGCGGTGTTGCAGATGTGGTGGTTGTTGACGAACAATGTGTAAGGACCGATGTTCTGGAAGAAGCCCGTAAGAACAAGGCCGCGGTAATTGCCACTACTGATAAGATATGTTTAGGACTTCCAGATCTCACGGGTGTAAATACTGATAAGATCGTGAAAAAACTGGTTAATGATGAAATAGAAGGAGCTTTAATCCTTGATCCGGATAAAGTCGGTGAAGTGTCCACCCGGGTCGCCAGGCAAATTGCAGAAGAACGAAAATCCCTTAAAAAACTGCCAAATCTCCAGGAAATACAGGAAATGGCCAAGGAATGTACTGAGTGTGGTTGGTGTGTACGGGTATGCCCCAACAACCAGCCCATGATGGAAGCAGTTACGGGGGCGGCTGAAGGTGACTTTTCCAAGTTCATAGAATTGTATAAATACGATGTCTGCTACACCTGTGGTAGATGTGAACAGGAATGCGAAGTAAACCTGCCCCTGATATCCATGCTAACTAAGGTGGGAGAACACTACGTCAAAGATGAAAAATTCAATATCCGGGCCGGCAGAGGACCAGTACAGGATGTGGAAATAAGGCGTGTAGGAGCCCCTATTGTTTTAGGTGATATACCTGGAGTTATAGCCTTTGTGGGATGTAGTAATTATCCGGAAGGCGGAGAAGATGTGGCTAAGATGGCAGAAGAATTCCTGGAGAGAAACTATATAGTGGTGACCAGCGGATGCGGAGCCATGAGCGTGGGAGAATACCGTGACGGGGATGGTAAAACACTTTACGAAAAATACAGCGGTGATTTCGATGCTAAGGGACTGGTGAACGTCGGTTCATGTGTATCCAACGCTCATATCCCGGGTGCGTGTATTAAAATTGCCAACATATTTGCTAAAAAGCCCCTGGAAGGAAACTTCGAAGAAATAGCCGATTACATCCTCAACCGTGTCGGGGCCTGCGGGGTGGCCTGGGGCGCCTATTCCCAGAAAGCAGCTGCAATTGCTACTGGTGTTAACCGATGGGGCATACCAGTAGTGGTTGGTCCTCATGGAACAAAATACAGGCGCCTATTCCTGGGAAGGGCTGATAAACCAGAAAATTGGAAGATAAATGATTTACGTACTGGAGAAGTAGTTCAAGGTGAACCAGCACCAGAACATTTACTATACGCTGCTGAAAACCGTGAGGAAGCAACGGTGATGATTGCCAAACTATGCATCAGGCATACTGACACTCCAAAAGGGAGGCAGATTAAACTTAACCACTATTTAGACATCCATAAAAAGTACTTCGGCATTCTCCCAGAAGATGTTTATAAATTCGTGAGGAATGAGAAGGATATCCCTATAACCTACAAGAAGGAGGTTACCAATATTCTTGAAGAGGTAGGGTGGGAACCACGAGCACTTCCCCAGGAGCCGTCCTTGATGAAATTTAGAGAAGAAAAAGCAAGTGATAAGGGTGATTCAAATGAATGA
- the cdhB gene encoding CO dehydrogenase/acetyl-CoA synthase complex subunit epsilon, producing MNERVIPWQPTVIAGPKQALLVTPETAEMMIVKAKRPLIVVGPLINDNPAQVLVSKIAEKWNIPIVSTGDAFKSLTEAGVPSKSYGLVEIVNLLKDPEWKGVSGEGNHDLVLFIGVIYYMGSQGLSTLKHFAPHLKTLTLCKFFHSNADASFPNMKDEEWLKYLEMLAKVD from the coding sequence ATGAATGAAAGGGTAATCCCCTGGCAGCCAACGGTGATAGCCGGGCCAAAACAGGCACTACTGGTTACACCAGAGACAGCGGAGATGATGATAGTAAAAGCAAAAAGACCCCTAATAGTGGTGGGCCCTCTAATTAACGACAACCCGGCACAGGTTTTAGTTTCCAAGATTGCAGAAAAATGGAACATCCCCATTGTAAGCACCGGAGATGCATTCAAATCCCTTACTGAAGCAGGTGTTCCCAGCAAGTCATATGGGCTGGTGGAGATAGTTAACCTCCTGAAAGACCCGGAATGGAAGGGTGTTAGTGGTGAGGGTAACCATGACCTGGTCCTCTTCATCGGAGTGATATATTATATGGGATCCCAGGGACTTTCCACGTTAAAACACTTCGCACCCCATTTGAAGACATTGACCCTGTGTAAATTTTTCCATTCCAATGCAGATGCTTCATTCCCTAATATGAAAGATGAAGAATGGCTTAAGTACCTGGAGATGTTAGCAAAAGTAGATTAG
- the cdhC gene encoding CO dehydrogenase/CO-methylating acetyl-CoA synthase complex subunit beta produces the protein MFEDIPVDVSPMHEGERIRAANMFVELAGPKSMGAELIQVADDVEDGDLQVVGPELSDMTEGEIYPLGISVKIQGEKLEKELEGVIERRIHELSNYVKGFMHLNQRDQIWCRVSKEAKEAGFKLVDFARALSILLKEDFPLIEKISVTIFTDESEVESFLETARAAYDYRDSRARELSDEDVDVFYGCTMCQSFAPSHVCVVTPDRTALCGAINWFDCRAAAKMDPEGPIFEIEKGDVLDSTKGEYSNVNTIVAEKSQGETDRVFLHSLFEYPHTSCGCFEAVAFYIPELDGIGIVNRDFRGETPLGIPFSTMAGQCSGGKQVEGFVGLSLEYMRSPKFLQADGAYERIIWLPKEIKESVKEYIPGELYDKIPTEEEAESIKDIKKFLRVNEHPIRERLKQSKESIETEVEPDSDISQLEEDYEIEDNDAPVAYLPQMSVPGSDGVRIILKNAKVYAEKVIIKKEQK, from the coding sequence ATGTTTGAAGATATACCTGTTGATGTCAGCCCCATGCATGAGGGGGAGCGTATAAGAGCTGCAAACATGTTTGTAGAACTTGCCGGCCCTAAATCCATGGGTGCAGAGCTGATACAAGTGGCAGATGATGTTGAAGACGGGGACTTACAGGTCGTCGGACCAGAGTTATCTGATATGACTGAAGGAGAAATCTATCCCCTGGGAATATCGGTTAAGATACAGGGAGAAAAACTAGAGAAGGAGTTAGAAGGAGTTATAGAGCGGAGAATCCACGAACTCAGTAACTACGTGAAGGGCTTCATGCACCTAAACCAGAGGGACCAGATATGGTGCCGGGTGAGTAAAGAAGCCAAGGAAGCCGGGTTTAAACTGGTGGACTTTGCCAGGGCACTTTCCATTCTCCTGAAGGAGGACTTCCCACTGATAGAGAAAATATCAGTGACCATATTCACCGATGAAAGTGAAGTAGAATCATTCCTGGAGACAGCCAGGGCAGCCTACGATTACCGTGATTCCCGGGCCAGGGAACTGAGTGATGAGGATGTGGATGTGTTCTACGGATGCACCATGTGCCAGTCATTTGCACCCAGCCACGTATGTGTGGTTACACCGGACAGAACCGCCCTCTGCGGGGCTATAAACTGGTTCGACTGCCGAGCCGCAGCTAAAATGGACCCTGAAGGACCGATTTTCGAAATTGAAAAAGGCGATGTACTGGACAGTACCAAAGGAGAATACTCCAACGTCAACACTATTGTCGCTGAAAAATCTCAGGGCGAAACAGACAGAGTATTTTTACACAGCTTGTTTGAGTATCCCCACACTTCCTGCGGATGTTTCGAAGCAGTAGCCTTCTACATCCCGGAATTAGATGGAATTGGAATAGTAAACCGTGACTTCCGGGGCGAAACCCCACTGGGAATACCCTTCTCTACCATGGCCGGGCAATGTTCCGGCGGTAAACAGGTGGAAGGATTCGTCGGGCTGAGCCTGGAATACATGAGATCTCCTAAGTTTTTACAGGCAGACGGAGCATATGAAAGAATAATCTGGCTGCCCAAGGAAATTAAGGAATCAGTGAAAGAATACATACCAGGGGAACTGTACGACAAGATTCCAACTGAAGAAGAGGCAGAAAGCATAAAGGATATTAAAAAATTCCTGAGGGTAAACGAACATCCTATACGGGAAAGGTTAAAACAATCCAAGGAATCAATAGAAACAGAAGTGGAACCGGATTCAGACATCTCCCAGTTAGAAGAAGATTACGAAATAGAAGATAACGATGCCCCAGTTGCTTATCTTCCCCAGATGTCGGTTCCTGGTTCTGACGGAGTACGGATCATACTTAAAAATGCGAAGGTCTATGCCGAAAAGGTGATCATCAAAAAGGAACAGAAATAA
- a CDS encoding AAA family ATPase — translation MIIAVSGKGGTGKTLVSSLLIKSLIDKDLDILAIDADPDSNLPEALGIEVDRTVGDIREELKKDTAEGNIPPEVNKWDILDYKIMESIIETPEFDLLVMGRPEGSGCYCAVNNILRKIIERLSSNYDIIVIDTEAGLEHLSRRTTQNVDLMLVVTDPSKRGILTAQRIEELSEDLEITFKKQYLILNRVKTGNEDELLEEVNKIGLEIVGIIHEDELIESYDREGTPLINLPDDSQAFTSILKITEVLKEI, via the coding sequence TTGATAATAGCAGTGAGTGGTAAAGGGGGAACCGGGAAAACACTGGTCTCCTCTCTTTTGATAAAATCCCTAATTGATAAGGACCTGGATATCCTGGCCATAGACGCCGATCCAGATTCCAACCTACCAGAGGCCCTGGGAATAGAAGTCGACCGTACAGTAGGTGATATCAGGGAAGAACTCAAGAAGGACACTGCTGAAGGTAACATCCCCCCAGAGGTAAATAAGTGGGACATACTGGATTACAAGATTATGGAATCTATAATCGAAACACCCGAATTTGATCTCCTGGTTATGGGAAGACCAGAAGGCAGCGGATGTTACTGTGCCGTGAACAACATCCTCCGAAAAATTATTGAAAGACTCTCCTCAAACTACGATATCATTGTAATCGACACCGAAGCCGGCCTGGAACACCTGAGCAGAAGAACCACCCAGAACGTGGATTTGATGCTGGTAGTGACCGACCCATCAAAGAGGGGAATATTAACTGCTCAAAGAATCGAAGAACTATCAGAAGACCTTGAAATCACATTTAAAAAGCAATACTTAATCCTCAATCGGGTTAAAACCGGGAACGAAGATGAACTACTCGAAGAAGTGAACAAAATCGGACTGGAAATTGTCGGGATCATACATGAAGATGAACTGATAGAAAGTTATGACCGGGAAGGAACACCCTTAATCAATCTACCTGATGATTCCCAGGCTTTTACATCAATTTTAAAAATTACAGAAGTATTAAAGGAAATTTAA
- a CDS encoding acetyl-CoA decarbonylase/synthase complex subunit delta yields MDKMTKLLKLLEKTDSIEINEFRMDFEELELQIVPAVQQAIKKSKQQREKEMLEALKFVPPIESYPGSVTEVQLGAGKRKSVYLGGQTALYRFEEPQPNPPVVTFDVFDIPMPGLPKPIREHFEDVMDHPGDWAKKAVKEFGANMVTIHLIGTGPKVMDKTPRQAAHDIEEVLQAVDVPLVIGASGDPKKDPVILEAAAQAAEGERCLLASANLDLDYKRVAKAAVDYNHAVLSWAITDVNMQKTLNRYLMKEGLTPADIVMDPTTCALGYGIEFSIDVITRTRLGALKGDTDLQMPMSSGTTNAWGSREAWMKNENWGPTEYRGPIWETITGLTMMLCGVDIFMMLHPASVKILTEIGNTFTKEYMTTDLPDISGWITELEN; encoded by the coding sequence ATGGACAAAATGACCAAGCTTCTTAAATTGCTGGAAAAGACAGATTCTATAGAGATAAACGAGTTTCGAATGGACTTTGAAGAACTTGAACTTCAAATAGTGCCTGCTGTCCAGCAAGCAATTAAGAAATCCAAACAACAACGGGAAAAAGAGATGCTGGAGGCTTTAAAATTCGTGCCGCCCATTGAATCCTATCCTGGTAGTGTAACAGAAGTCCAGCTGGGTGCTGGTAAAAGGAAATCAGTATACTTGGGAGGGCAGACAGCACTCTACCGATTTGAAGAACCACAACCCAACCCACCAGTGGTAACCTTCGATGTATTTGATATCCCCATGCCGGGACTTCCCAAGCCAATAAGGGAGCATTTCGAAGATGTGATGGACCACCCTGGAGACTGGGCCAAGAAGGCAGTTAAAGAATTCGGAGCCAACATGGTGACCATCCACCTCATAGGGACCGGGCCCAAAGTCATGGATAAAACACCCCGACAGGCTGCCCATGACATCGAAGAAGTCCTGCAGGCAGTGGATGTCCCACTGGTAATCGGAGCATCTGGTGACCCTAAAAAGGACCCCGTAATACTCGAGGCGGCAGCCCAGGCAGCTGAAGGTGAAAGATGCCTACTGGCATCGGCCAACCTTGACCTGGACTACAAACGAGTGGCCAAGGCAGCGGTTGATTACAACCATGCCGTGTTATCCTGGGCCATCACCGACGTGAACATGCAGAAAACCCTTAACCGGTACCTCATGAAGGAAGGGTTAACTCCAGCAGACATAGTGATGGACCCCACCACCTGTGCATTAGGTTACGGTATAGAATTCTCTATAGACGTTATAACCAGGACTAGACTGGGAGCACTTAAAGGAGACACAGACCTGCAGATGCCCATGTCCTCTGGTACCACCAATGCCTGGGGTTCACGTGAAGCCTGGATGAAAAATGAAAACTGGGGACCAACCGAGTACAGGGGACCCATATGGGAGACCATCACCGGTCTGACCATGATGTTATGTGGAGTGGACATATTCATGATGCTGCACCCTGCATCTGTTAAAATATTAACCGAGATTGGAAACACCTTTACCAAGGAGTATATGACTACAGACCTTCCAGATATATCTGGATGGATCACAGAACTGGAGAACTAA
- a CDS encoding acetyl-CoA decarbonylase/synthase complex subunit gamma, which produces MRATVMDIYRLLPKTNCGKCGEASCMAFATKLSEKEADVSLCTQMTDKEREKLDDALAPAVREIVIGTGEKAITIGGDEVLYRYELTFYNPTPLVIEVSDDLTDEEFKEKVQRVEELEFERTGEKLKLDAVAVRNKSGNTQKFVEAVKKVKDSKLALVLCTFDPETMKAALEIVGDQRPLIYGATEYNLQNMADLALEYDCPLTLFVPHDLEKMKELSYSLRSAGIKDIVLDPGTFVKGGTGDTLDEFKMIRRLAVEQRDPDFRFPIMGVPAIYWLIGKESEVEKGIREAVTAAKLMNSYADILIIHGTEIWELIPVLTLRQSLYTDPRKPQAVEPGLYEFGELDESSPVMLTTNFALTYYTVEGDLKSGNANCYLLVLDTNGRAVDVSVAGNQFTGKAVAELIKEAGIEDRVNHKTLIIPGLGAPVSGEIEDESGWEVLVGPRDSSAAPDFLVKLKQEAK; this is translated from the coding sequence TTGCGCGCAACTGTAATGGATATCTACAGATTACTTCCCAAGACCAACTGTGGAAAATGCGGGGAAGCATCATGCATGGCCTTCGCCACCAAACTCTCTGAAAAAGAGGCCGACGTGAGCCTGTGTACCCAGATGACAGATAAAGAGAGAGAAAAACTGGATGATGCACTGGCACCAGCTGTAAGGGAAATAGTTATCGGTACTGGAGAAAAAGCCATCACCATAGGCGGTGACGAGGTACTCTATCGTTACGAACTGACCTTCTACAATCCAACACCACTGGTTATAGAGGTAAGTGATGACCTGACTGATGAGGAATTTAAGGAAAAAGTTCAGAGGGTAGAAGAGTTAGAATTTGAACGTACTGGAGAAAAGCTTAAACTGGACGCCGTCGCCGTGAGGAACAAATCAGGAAACACCCAGAAATTCGTCGAGGCAGTGAAGAAGGTTAAAGACTCTAAACTAGCCCTGGTACTCTGTACATTTGACCCTGAAACCATGAAGGCCGCCTTGGAGATAGTGGGTGATCAAAGGCCCCTCATCTACGGTGCAACAGAGTACAACCTGCAGAACATGGCAGATCTGGCACTGGAGTACGACTGTCCCCTCACCCTCTTCGTGCCACACGACCTGGAGAAGATGAAGGAACTTTCATATTCCCTGAGATCAGCGGGAATTAAGGACATAGTCCTCGACCCAGGTACTTTTGTTAAAGGAGGTACTGGAGACACCCTGGATGAATTTAAGATGATTAGGAGACTGGCCGTGGAACAGAGAGACCCTGACTTCCGGTTCCCCATCATGGGAGTGCCCGCCATCTACTGGCTAATCGGTAAGGAAAGCGAGGTGGAAAAAGGAATCAGGGAAGCTGTAACCGCAGCAAAGCTCATGAACTCCTATGCTGATATTTTAATAATCCACGGAACAGAGATATGGGAGTTAATCCCTGTTTTAACCTTAAGACAAAGCTTGTACACTGATCCCAGGAAGCCACAGGCAGTTGAACCGGGATTATATGAATTTGGAGAACTGGATGAAAGCTCACCAGTGATGCTCACCACCAACTTCGCACTGACCTACTACACAGTAGAGGGTGACCTGAAATCTGGAAACGCTAACTGTTACCTCCTGGTACTTGACACCAACGGAAGAGCGGTAGACGTATCTGTTGCTGGAAACCAGTTCACTGGTAAGGCCGTGGCGGAACTGATAAAAGAAGCCGGTATAGAAGATAGGGTAAACCATAAAACACTCATCATACCTGGTCTGGGAGCCCCGGTAAGTGGTGAAATCGAAGACGAAAGTGGTTGGGAAGTTCTGGTAGGACCCAGAGACTCCAGTGCAGCACCTGATTTCCTGGTTAAACTCAAGCAAGAAGCCAAGTAG
- a CDS encoding 4Fe-4S dicluster domain-containing protein, whose translation MKTLMVVDPQMCTECQDCINACKKEHGISRAKKTSTVPIFCLQCHPEKAFCARICPTGAIREKNGTLMVDEDTCILCRLCLIACPVGMMVIDSENKTMQKCTLCMDSDCIIPACVEACKDNVLKVFSIEELEELKGKVEYTDFLNEVMKDFQGKNNH comes from the coding sequence ATGAAAACGTTGATGGTAGTAGACCCTCAGATGTGCACCGAATGCCAGGACTGTATAAACGCCTGTAAGAAGGAGCACGGAATTAGCAGGGCAAAAAAGACCAGCACAGTACCCATCTTCTGCCTGCAGTGCCACCCGGAGAAGGCGTTCTGCGCCCGCATATGCCCCACCGGGGCTATAAGGGAGAAAAATGGCACTTTGATGGTGGATGAAGATACCTGCATACTCTGCAGACTGTGCCTGATAGCCTGTCCCGTGGGTATGATGGTAATAGACAGTGAAAACAAGACCATGCAAAAATGTACCCTCTGCATGGACTCCGACTGCATCATACCTGCTTGTGTGGAGGCCTGTAAGGACAACGTCCTTAAAGTCTTTTCCATAGAGGAGCTCGAGGAACTTAAAGGAAAAGTGGAATACACTGATTTCTTAAATGAGGTTATGAAGGATTTCCAGGGTAAAAATAATCATTAA
- a CDS encoding MGMT family protein yields MLELDVDKSNTNLPVKSTFQKDVLLETYNIPYGEVVTYKSLAEKLRSRAYRAVGTVMAKNPYPLVVPCHRVVKSDLTIGQYGGGWKMKRELLKKEGVHLKGDKIIKSKKKGYLIKK; encoded by the coding sequence ATGCTAGAATTAGACGTAGATAAATCCAACACAAATTTACCGGTTAAATCAACCTTCCAGAAGGATGTACTCCTTGAAACTTATAATATCCCCTACGGAGAGGTAGTAACCTACAAATCCCTGGCAGAAAAACTCAGAAGCCGGGCCTACCGGGCTGTTGGTACCGTAATGGCTAAAAATCCATATCCCTTAGTTGTGCCTTGCCACCGGGTGGTTAAATCGGATTTAACCATTGGACAGTATGGTGGGGGTTGGAAGATGAAGAGGGAACTGTTAAAAAAAGAGGGAGTCCATCTTAAAGGTGATAAAATAATTAAAAGTAAAAAAAAGGGTTATTTAATAAAAAAATAA
- a CDS encoding HEAT repeat domain-containing protein codes for MSDGDFYPDIDLLEENRDVGGLVKALEHEKYIVRKEAARSLKKVGDERAVVPLIRSLKYESWQDESPILTSVREFSAEALGAIGDRRAVEALIQSVKEDVVEGVRWRSVFALGKIGEGDHSVTEVLIDALNNDSWVVRENAAKSLGNLASIEAVEPLISLLGDKEWRVRKQAINALGKIGSDEAVKPLLRLLYDGDADVRRNTTEVLACMGDEAFDPLMDLYMCDDWQIRSKAAECLGKIGDTRAVDYFIDTLCSKRKEDRNRHVRGKIVEALGNIGDERAIDVLVDVMDDDDLFVKRKAEDAIIKIRLKSYPGNYNQFNTNSISFYYPEDWTVKTVVSNEKFQGNNPDGSINLLIFRKSNLKGIKFEELIEIWEEIFETQNIILNGGNTSKMGNIQSFLMFGDNLKTNKMIMVTGYLLKDFYYYLYFTMKSDITLEDQEDINLIVNTFRILM; via the coding sequence TTGTCTGACGGAGATTTTTACCCGGATATTGATCTTTTAGAGGAAAATAGAGATGTGGGAGGTTTAGTCAAAGCACTTGAACATGAAAAATATATTGTACGTAAGGAGGCCGCTAGATCTCTCAAGAAAGTAGGTGATGAAAGGGCGGTTGTACCTCTAATTAGATCTTTGAAATATGAAAGCTGGCAGGATGAAAGCCCGATTCTAACCAGTGTGAGAGAGTTTTCTGCCGAAGCTTTAGGTGCAATTGGTGACAGGCGGGCTGTTGAAGCCCTTATACAATCAGTTAAGGAAGATGTAGTTGAGGGGGTAAGATGGAGATCAGTATTTGCACTGGGTAAAATAGGTGAAGGAGACCATTCCGTTACAGAAGTGCTTATTGATGCTTTAAATAATGATTCATGGGTAGTAAGGGAGAATGCTGCTAAATCACTTGGAAATTTAGCTTCGATAGAAGCTGTTGAACCGCTCATATCTCTTCTTGGAGATAAAGAGTGGAGGGTTAGAAAACAGGCAATCAATGCCCTGGGAAAAATAGGGTCCGATGAAGCTGTTAAACCACTTTTAAGACTGTTATACGATGGGGATGCGGATGTAAGACGAAATACCACTGAAGTACTGGCATGTATGGGTGATGAAGCATTTGACCCCCTTATGGATTTGTATATGTGTGATGACTGGCAGATTAGAAGCAAAGCTGCTGAATGTCTGGGAAAAATAGGTGATACCCGGGCTGTGGACTATTTTATAGATACTTTATGTAGCAAAAGGAAGGAAGATAGAAATCGTCACGTGAGGGGTAAGATTGTAGAGGCTTTAGGTAATATTGGCGATGAAAGGGCGATTGATGTACTTGTTGATGTTATGGATGATGATGATTTGTTTGTAAAGAGGAAAGCTGAAGATGCTATTATAAAAATTAGATTAAAAAGTTATCCTGGTAATTATAATCAATTTAACACTAATTCAATATCCTTTTATTACCCTGAAGACTGGACAGTTAAAACCGTGGTCTCCAATGAAAAATTCCAAGGGAACAATCCAGATGGCAGTATAAATTTATTGATATTCAGGAAATCCAATTTAAAGGGCATCAAATTTGAAGAATTAATCGAGATATGGGAGGAGATCTTCGAAACCCAGAACATCATTCTCAACGGCGGAAATACGTCGAAAATGGGGAATATTCAGTCATTCCTGATGTTTGGCGATAATTTAAAAACCAACAAGATGATCATGGTTACTGGTTACCTGCTCAAAGATTTCTATTACTACCTTTACTTTACCATGAAGTCAGATATTACTCTAGAGGACCAAGAAGATATAAATTTAATAGTGAACACTTTCCGTATATTGATGTAA